The following is a genomic window from Motilibacter rhizosphaerae.
CACCGACCGGAGGTAGCCCCGGGCGATGATCTTCGAGGTGAGGAGCACGGCGAGGGCCATCCCGAGGACCACCTTGAGTCCGGAGGTGATCGCCGCGTAGATCAGGGTGTTCGTGAGTCCCCGGACGAGGGACTGCTCCTGGAAGAAGGTTCGGAAGTTCTCGAGCCCGACCCAGTGGGCGGTGAAGAGGTCCCAGCGAGTGAACGCGTAGTAGAACGAGACGACGGTCGGCACGAGGAAGAAGACCCCGTAGACCACGGCCGGCAGCAGGTAGAACCAGTAGGGGTACCGCGCGTCGACCGGGGCCGTCCGGGTCCGGTGGCGGCGGGCGACGGGTCGAGCCGTGCCAGTCGACTGCTGGAGTGTGGTCACGGGGGTCATTCTCCGATCGGTGCGATCGCATGCCCGGCCGGGCAGGCGGCGACCCTGCTGGCGGCCGCCGGGGCCGCCAGCAGGGTCGGGTTCACGAGGCCCAGCTCAGGCCGAGCTGCTGCGCCTGCTTGCGGACGTCCTGGTCGTAGTCCTGGGCGCCCTTCTGCGCGGACTCGATGCCGGACCCGACCTGGATGAGGATCTTCTCGAGGTTTGGGCCCTTGACGGGGGACTTGAACTCGAGGGCCGTGCTGGCCTTGCCCTCGGTGATGTACTTGGTGGTGTCCTTCGTGACCTGCGTGACGTCGGCGGGCAGGGTGCACTGCTTGGACATGTAGGGGCCGGTCGGGGCCTGGCCCTTGGTCAGGGCGTCACAGGCGGCCTTGGTGGCGAAGAACGCCTGGAACTCCTTGGCTGCGGCGAGCTTGTCGCCCTTGGTCGTCTTGGGGATGTAGATGCCGTTGGCCGGCCAGATCGTGAGGCCGTTGGTCGCGGCGCTGTCGCCGGGGACCGGGAAGAAGCCGACGTCGTTGATCTTGCCGGGGACCTGCTGCTCGATGCCCGCGACGACGGATCCGAGCATGGGGTACTGCGCGCCGGTGCCGGTGGCGAGCTCCTTGAGGCCGTCGTTCAGCTTCGCGGAGCGGTAGTCCTTGTTGAAGTAGCCAGCCTTGTGCAGGTCCTCGAGGTGCTGGAAGCTGCGGAGTGCAGCGGGGTCGGTGGCGTACTTGATCTGGCCGTTCGAGTACTTGGTGGCCCAGTCGGGTGTGGTGGCCTCGACGTTGTGGTAGTCGCCGAGGACGATGAGCTGGGAGGTCCAGGTGTCGCCGTAGGTCTGGATGACGGGCGCGATGCCGGCGGCCTTGATCTTGGCGCTGTTCGCCATGAACTGGGCCCAGGTCTGGGGGATCTGCAGGCCGAGCTTCTTGTAGACGGGGATGTTGTAGAGGATGCCGCCGCCGAAAGCCGGCCCCCAAGGCGAGCCGTAGAGCTTGCCATCCACGGTGGTGGAGTCGACGAAGTTCTTGTCCAGATCGCTCGTCCAGGAGGCGGCGTCGACGGGGACGAGCGTCTGCGCGGGCTTGAGCGGCTGGAGCAGGGAGCCGTTGTTGTACTGGAAGACGTCGGCCATGTCGCCTGTCGAGAGGCGGGTCTTGACGATGTTGTCGCCGTCACCGCCGCCCGGTCGGGTCTGGACGTCGACGGTGATGTTCGGGTGCGCGGCGTGGAAGGCATCCGTGACGGCCTTCGCCATCGCGACGGTGCCGTCGCCGTTGTCGACGAGGAACGAGATCTTCGTCGTCTTCCCGCTGGAGTTCGAGGTGGTGCCGGTGGTGGTCGAAGCCGAGGAGGACCCCCCGGAGCTTCCGCCGCAGCCGGCGAGCAGGGTGCCCACCGCCGCGAGTGCGGCGATGGCGCCTCGGCGTCGCAGGCGAGTCTGGATCTTCACTGCGCTGTCTCCTCTGTCATAGCGGCTTCGGGGCGGTGGACCGCTTGCGGCACGACCGTGGCACTCGCTCGCGGCCCGGCCGGGCTGCTGTGTAGATCGGTCTCCGGAAACGTAGACCGGTCTCGACTCCACAGCAAGGGCCGTTATCGAACCGAGACCGATCTACACTCATGCCGTGACCGAGTCTCCCAGCCAACGCCGCCCCACGATCCTGGACGTCGCGCGGGCCGCGGGGGTGTCGCGCGCCGCGGTCTCCAAGGTCATCCGGGACGCGTACGGCGTGAGCCCGGCCATGCGCGAGCGCGTGCTCGCCGCGATCGAGGAGCTCGACTACCGCCCGAGCGCTGCCGCGCGCGGCCTCCGCGGCTCGAGCTACACCATAGGCATGGAGCTCCCGCACCTGACGAACCCGTTCCTCACCGAGATCGCCGACGGCGCTCGGCAGGCGTTGCTGGGGACCCCGTACCACCTCGTGGTCGCACCTGCCGCCGGGCCGGAGCGGGGCGCGATCGAGGCGTTGGTCGACCACCGCGTCGACGGGATCATCGCGATCTCGCCGCTGGTGCAGCCGGACTGGCTGGAGGAGCTGGCCCTGCGCGTCCCACTTGTCATGGTCGGGATCCACGACGACGCGGCCAGCTACGACACGGTCGTGGGCGACGACGTGGAGGGCGCGCGCCAGGTGATGGGGCACCTGCTCGGGCTGGGGCATCGGCGGATCGCACACCTCACGGAGGGCGAGGAGGTCACTGCAGCCCGTTCGACCCCGCACGCGCTCCGGCTTCAGTCGTACCTCGAGTGCATGCGCGAGGCCGGTCTCGAGCGTCATGTCCGCGTCGTCCACGTGAAGAACGAGCAGGACGAGGCGCGGGATGCCACCCTGGCGCTGCTGCGAGAGCCGGACCGGCCAAGCGCGGTCTTTGCCGCCCATGACTCCCTCGCGATCGGGGCACTGGCCGCGATCTCCGAGAGCGGTCTGACGGCGTCGGACGTCGCCGTCGTGGGGTACGACAACATCGCCCTCGCCGGCCATCCGCTCATCTCGCTGACCTCTGTCGACCAGTCGGGGCGCAGCCTTGGGCAGCAGGCCGTTGCAATGATCCGCGAACGGCTCGAGGGGCGCGCGGACGCCCGCCGATTCATGGCGCAACCTCGACTCGTCGTGCGGTCGTCGAGCGCCGCGGCCGCCGCTTCGGTGGAGGAGTCAAGTGGGCGGGCGCGGCGACGGACGCCGCACCGCGCGGACGCGAGCACCGGGGTCTCCCCTACCCGCTAGGCGCGAGGACGTCGTTCCAGCATCGACCCCGCTGGACCGACCGCCCCTGCCGCGCCCCGTCGCCGTCACGAGCCCATTCGTCGCTCCTTGGGCTCACCCGCCTCGGGCCTCTCGCGGCACGGGGACGACGGCCTGCGGGCACGCGTGCCGCGGCGCACGAGGCCCACAGTGCCCCGGCCCCGTCGCCGCAGTCCGGACCGAGGGCGCCCGGATCAAGGATCGGCCAATGATCACTGGCGGCTCCACGCGGGTACGCCCCTCGCCGCGCTGCAGTCTGTGCCGCGGCCCCGTACTTGGCCTCCGATGCCGCAGGGCGCCTGATCTGTTGCCCTGGTTCGTCCGTGTGTATAGTCGCGAACGGAGACCGGTCTACGGACTCCTCATGCAGATGCTGCGACGCCTACGGCCGCGACTCGCGACGCGGCCGCGAGGCAGGCGCAGGTCGGTGCAACACCCTGCTCCGGATCTTGCCGGCCGCTGGGCAAATCGGCCCTACTACACGTGCCGAGGACCTTCAGGTCGGGCCCCACCCGGCCCGGTTCGCTGTTGCGCCTGCTCCTCACCCCACCCCGGGGATTGCCGCACGCCAGGGCACTCCTGCCCGCCGCTAGCTCAGGCACGAGCACGTCCCTACCGCGGCGGCGGTACAGCGCGAACACCGCGGCGGGCTGACGCGCAGGGCCCCAAAGTTCCGAAGAATTGACGCTGTCCAGCCAATCAATCTCGTCGAGAGGTCTCGCTGCCATGACAGGTCTTGCCCGGTGGTGCGTACGGCACCGAAAGCTGGTGCTCGGCGCCTGGGTCGTCGTTCTGGTGGTGCTCGGCGGGATCGTCGGCGTGTCCGGATCAGGATTCAGCGACTCGACCCGGCTCCCCGCGAGTGACTCCAGCACCGCCTACGACCTGCTCGCACAGGGCGGCAGCGACGCCGCGCAGGTGAAGCGCGGAACCATCGTCTGGCACGCGGACGACGGCACGGCAGTATCCGCCGCGACCCGCTCCTCCATCGAGCCGATGCTCAAGCGCGCGAGCCGCGTCGAGGGCGTGGAGGCCGTGCTCAGCCCGTTCGACGCGGCCGGCGCCAAGCAGGTCAGCGCCGACCAGCGCACCGCCTTCGCGACGGTGCTGTTCAGCTCGGACGGCTCCGCCAAGAACGTGAAGGACATGGCCCTGAAGGCCGGCACCGACCGGTTGACCGTCCAGGTCGGCGGCGCCGCATTCACCACGATCCCCGTCGGCGGCCTCAGCGAGATCATCGGCGTCCTCGCCGCCCTGCTCATCCTCCTGCTGGTGTTCAGGTCGGTCTGGGCCGCCGTCCTGCCCATCATCACCGGCGTCGTGGGCGTGGGCCTGTCGACCCTGGCCGTCGTCTGCTTGTCGCACGCGATCCCCCTGAACAGCGTCGCCCCCGAGATGGGCGCCCTGATCGGCCTCGGCGTCGGTATCGACTACGCGCTGTTCATCGTCAACCGGCACCGCAAGGCCCTGCTCGGCGGTGCCGACGTCCCGACCGCGGTCGCGACCTCGTTGGGCACGTCGGGCCGGGCGGTCCTGTTCGCCGGGGGCACCGTCATCGTCGCCCTGCTGGGCATGGCCATCCTGAGGGTCGGGTTCCTCACCGGACTGGGTTTCGCCGCTGCCGTCACCGTGTTCCTCACCGTGCTCGCGGCCGTCACGCTGCTCCCCGCCCTGCTCGGGCTGATCGGGCGCCGCGTCCTCCGCCGCTCCGACCGGCGTGCCGCCGGGGACGCTCCGATCAACGGCGTGCAGCGCCCCGCGGCGCAGCCCCGGGGCCTCTGGGCCTGGTGGGCGCGCGTCGTGCAGCGCCACCCGCGGGTCACCGGTGTCGCGGCCCTGATCCTTCTGATCGGGCTCGCCGCGCCCGCCGCGGCGATCCGACTGGGCTCCGCCGACGCGAGCAGCGACCCGCACGGTACCGACACGCGGTCGTTCTCCGACACCATGTCCACGTCCTTCGGCAAGGGGTTCGACTCCGCCCTGTTGCTGGTCGCCCAGACCCCCGACGAGAAGTCCCGCGCCGCCTGGAACGGCCTCGTGAAGAAGCTCCCGGACGTCAAGGACGTCACCTCCGTCGGGGCGCCGCAGCCCGTGACGAAGACCCTGTCGTCGCTGCAGGTCGTCCCTAGCTCGTTCGGCCAGGACAAGGCGACCAGCGACCTGGTTCACACACTGCGCACCGACGTCATCTCGCACGCCGAAGCCGGCACGAACCTCCACGTGTACGTAGGCGGCACGACCGCCTCGAACGTCGACTTCGCGAACGCGCTCACGAGCAAGCTCCCGCTCTTCCTCGGGGTCATCGCCGCACTCGGGTTCCTGCTGCTGATGGTCGCGTTCCGCAGCCTACTCGTCCCGCTGATCGGGGCGCTGTGCAACCTGCTCACGATCGCGGTCGCCCTGGGCGCTACGGTCGCCGTCTTCCAGTGGGGGTGGGGCCCGGCCCAGTTCGGTGTCGGCGGCCCCGGGCCGGTCGAGTACATCGTGGCCATGCTGATGGTGGGCGTCGTGTTCGGCCTCTCGA
Proteins encoded in this region:
- a CDS encoding ABC transporter substrate-binding protein — translated: MKIQTRLRRRGAIAALAAVGTLLAGCGGSSGGSSSASTTTGTTSNSSGKTTKISFLVDNGDGTVAMAKAVTDAFHAAHPNITVDVQTRPGGGDGDNIVKTRLSTGDMADVFQYNNGSLLQPLKPAQTLVPVDAASWTSDLDKNFVDSTTVDGKLYGSPWGPAFGGGILYNIPVYKKLGLQIPQTWAQFMANSAKIKAAGIAPVIQTYGDTWTSQLIVLGDYHNVEATTPDWATKYSNGQIKYATDPAALRSFQHLEDLHKAGYFNKDYRSAKLNDGLKELATGTGAQYPMLGSVVAGIEQQVPGKINDVGFFPVPGDSAATNGLTIWPANGIYIPKTTKGDKLAAAKEFQAFFATKAACDALTKGQAPTGPYMSKQCTLPADVTQVTKDTTKYITEGKASTALEFKSPVKGPNLEKILIQVGSGIESAQKGAQDYDQDVRKQAQQLGLSWAS
- a CDS encoding LacI family DNA-binding transcriptional regulator, which encodes MTESPSQRRPTILDVARAAGVSRAAVSKVIRDAYGVSPAMRERVLAAIEELDYRPSAAARGLRGSSYTIGMELPHLTNPFLTEIADGARQALLGTPYHLVVAPAAGPERGAIEALVDHRVDGIIAISPLVQPDWLEELALRVPLVMVGIHDDAASYDTVVGDDVEGARQVMGHLLGLGHRRIAHLTEGEEVTAARSTPHALRLQSYLECMREAGLERHVRVVHVKNEQDEARDATLALLREPDRPSAVFAAHDSLAIGALAAISESGLTASDVAVVGYDNIALAGHPLISLTSVDQSGRSLGQQAVAMIRERLEGRADARRFMAQPRLVVRSSSAAAAASVEESSGRARRRTPHRADASTGVSPTR
- a CDS encoding MMPL family transporter; translated protein: MLGAWVVVLVVLGGIVGVSGSGFSDSTRLPASDSSTAYDLLAQGGSDAAQVKRGTIVWHADDGTAVSAATRSSIEPMLKRASRVEGVEAVLSPFDAAGAKQVSADQRTAFATVLFSSDGSAKNVKDMALKAGTDRLTVQVGGAAFTTIPVGGLSEIIGVLAALLILLLVFRSVWAAVLPIITGVVGVGLSTLAVVCLSHAIPLNSVAPEMGALIGLGVGIDYALFIVNRHRKALLGGADVPTAVATSLGTSGRAVLFAGGTVIVALLGMAILRVGFLTGLGFAAAVTVFLTVLAAVTLLPALLGLIGRRVLRRSDRRAAGDAPINGVQRPAAQPRGLWAWWARVVQRHPRVTGVAALILLIGLAAPAAAIRLGSADASSDPHGTDTRSFSDTMSTSFGKGFDSALLLVAQTPDEKSRAAWNGLVKKLPDVKDVTSVGAPQPVTKTLSSLQVVPSSFGQDKATSDLVHTLRTDVISHAEAGTNLHVYVGGTTASNVDFANALTSKLPLFLGVIAALGFLLLMVAFRSLLVPLIGALCNLLTIAVALGATVAVFQWGWGPAQFGVGGPGPVEYIVAMLMVGVVFGLSIDYHVFLVSRMHEEWSHTGDNGRAIRVGVGDTGTVIVTAATIMTCVFASFGVAGVRTISEFGVGLAVAVLVDALFLRMTMIPALMHGVGPRNWSLPRFLDRVLPRVSIEGGDHELAPAGLPHAEQARTSSGAS